TCTTTTCTGTCATCTGCACGATAAACTTCTACACCTGCCCAGCTTGTCCCACCAACTCCTCCCACATCAATGGAAGAAACGCCTGCTTTTTTGAGGAGTAACGCATCCTCATGAGAAATGCCTGAACCAGTCTCTTTAACAATGATAGGTATATTTAGAGAACATATCTCTGATATAGCATCAAGAACTCCTGATGCATCAATATCTCCTTCTGGCTGAATAGCTTCCTGCAGAAAGTTTAAATGGATAGCAAAAGCATCTGCATCGATCATTTCTACCATTTTTTCAATGCCTTGAATACCATATTCTTTTATCTGAGCGGCACCGATGTTTCCATATACAAAAGCATTTGGCGCCTTCTCACGAACTACACTGAACGAATATTCCTGTTCAGGATCTTCAATAGCTGCTCTCTGACTTCCAACGCCTATTCCAATTCCAGTTTCCTCGACAGCTTCTGCAAGAGCTGAATTAATAGCAATAGTATCAGGATGTCCCCCTGTAATAGAAGCAATCATAAAAGGTGCATTTAATCGTTTTCCAAGAAAATCTGTAGATAGATCAATATCATCAATGCTCATTTCAGGAAGTGCACGATGTACCAATATAACATCATCAAATCCAGATGTAGCTTTCTTTGATTCTACCGGCCGATTTGCACAGAATTTAAGGTGTTCTATTTTTCTCTGGGATGTACTCATTATAAAACCTGTTTACAATCTATAATATCTATTTTTTTATTGCAGTTCCTATGTTATGTCCACTTAAAAAATACGAAATGTTATTTGGTTTTTTCGCATTGAAAATGTAGGAAGTGGCACCGGTTATTTCACAAAGCTGAAGTAGTTCATTAACTTTTCCAAGCATACCACCGGTGACATCAGTATTTTTGGATACGCCTAGAAATTTTTCTATTTCTTTAAAATTGGAACTGGTGATTTTGGTAAGAGTTTTTCCTTTATTGTCCATAACCCCATCTTCAATACTTCCAATTCCAACCCGGGAAGCTTTCAGTTTATTTGCAAGATACGAAACAATTTGATCCCCGGAAATAACAGAAAAAGTATTTGTTATGTCCATTACCACATCACCATGTATCACCGGGACTAAACCGTTCTCCAGCATGATATGGATATTGGATAAAAACATGTCAGAAATTCGTCCATCATTTGAGACTGTGTTATTTAACGGATGGACAGAAACTGCATCGATTCCAGCTTTTTGAAGTGAGCTTACCATAATCTCATTTAACGATTTTACAGAACTATGTGTTATAATTGCACCTTTTGGGTCTGGAATATTGTCCAGATCATATTTTTTTGCAAGGGGGTGACCATAGGAGCCGGCACCATGGACAATTATAAGATCATTGCTATATCCAGATATTTCCTGACATATACGTTCGATTTCTTCGATTTGAACCTTCCCAATATCAGAACTCTTATCAGTAATTACACTTCCACCTATTTTCAGAATTGTAATGTTTTTATGTTGACTCATGAGAATGACTCCACAAAGATTCCCCTTTCAGTAGTTTGGGTAATTATTGGGTCTCCTCCTCTGGAGTGTATTGCATATGATATGTCAGGCAGGATGGAACTATCTGCAATTGCAATCATACATCCGCCACCACCGGCACCTGTGATCTTGGCACCGTATGCACCATTGTTTCTGGCAGCATGTACAAGAGATGAGAGTTCATCACAATTTATTCCAATTGCATCAAGAAGTCCCTGATTTATATTCATGAGGTCCCCAACAGATGCATAATCCTTTTTGATTATCAGTTCTTCACCCGTCTTAGCGATCTTACCAATTATAGAAAATATAGGAGACAGAATATCTGAATACTTTGAATGAAGTTCAGAAACACCAGCTACCAGTTCTTTTGTAGAAGAACATTTTTTTGTATTTCCAATAATGATTCCACACTCAATCGCTGGCAGTTTCTTATGGCTGGATATTCGTACAACACCACCGTGTGCACTAACGTAGGTATCTGTTGCACTTGCTGCATTCTGCACTTTCTTTTCAATACTATGGCCAATTTTTGCAATCTGCTCATGATTCAGTTCACATCCAAACAAACTATTAAGAGCTCCCAGTGTTGCAACTGTTACTGCAGCAGATGATCCCAGACCAGAACCCGGCGGAATGTCTGAATCTACCTCAATTTCCACACCTCTAAATGGAACGATTTCCCTTATCGACTCTATAGCCCCTGAAACATAGGGATGTATTTCAAAGTCCAGAGATGTGGTTCCAAGTGCTGATTTAATCTGGATGTCCTCACTGGGATTTGCGCAAACCCTTGCCCTAAGATCAATTGCACAGCATATCGCATCTTCGCCATATACAACAGCATGTTCGCCGAACAGGTATATTTTTCCAGGTGCTGAACAAATAACCATTTCTATTACCATCAGTCATAAATATTTATGCCATTTTACTCTACAGTTATTGCTCCATAGCCCACAACAGAACTCATATCTCCAATAACGTCTCCACTGGTTGAATATGTTAAAAGTTTTGCTTTTGTGGCATCAAGTAGCTTTGCTGCAGTGATCATAGCAGCAATTGGTCCAAAGCCACATGCTGAAGCGTTTTTTTCCATTATTCGCCTGTAGATTTCGGAAACATCCATTTTTTCTATAGCTTCAATAATATATTGATCCGTATCATATGCAATATCCGCACTCTGGTAGTGGGTAAAATCGCTTGAGGCAATTATAACTACTTTTTTTCCAGCATCTTTGACTGCACGAACAATTTCATGTCCAACTTCAGATGCGGTTTCTTCATCCTGAAGACCCATGCATATTGGAAGAATTTCAAAATCATGATCAAGTGTATACTGTAAGAAAGGTAGCTGGACCTCAATGGAATGTTCAAACCTGTGTGCAAGTTCATCTACATCAATGATGCTTCCTGCAAGAGCTTTTATAAGGTCTCCATCTGTTCTGATTTCACCAAGAGGTGTTGACCAGGTATCAGCTGAAGCTGAGATGGGTGATCCATACCCAGTATGGTTTGGTCCAATAATTATATAGGTATCTGCACTGGGAATCCTTGCATATACATGGGCTGCAACATGACCTGAAAAGCTGTATCCTGCATGAGGTGCCACTGCTCCTATTAGATCATGAGAAGAGACCTCAATGCCCTTAAAGCATTTTCGGATCTCTTTTTTAAGTTCTTTCGGATTAGATGGATAAAATTGACCTGCGACAACTGGTTCTCTCATGAGATTCTTACCCCCTGTTAATTCTGATAGAGACCTTATACAGATATTTTCAATTCAGCTTCAAAATCTTCCAGATCGTAATTGAACGGAATGTCATTGTTTTTTGCAATCTCTTTTGCCAGAAGCCAGTAAACAAGTGAAAGTGCTTTTCTTCCCTTGTTGTTGGTTGGAATTATAAGATCAACATTGGATGTCATGTTGTTCGTATCGCATAGTGCAACTACAGGAACACCTACCTTAACAGCTTCTTTGATAACCTGAGCATCACCTGCCGGATCAGTCACAACAACTACATCAGGTTCAAAAAACCCTCTCAGTTCAGGGTTTGTGAGTGTTCCTGGAATAAAGCGACCAACCATTGCCTTTGCTCCAATTGCTTTTGCAAATTTCTTTGCAGGATATTGACCATATTGTCTTGCAGAAGCAACCAGTATTCTTGAAGGATCATATTTAGAGAGAAAACTGGCAGCCATTCTTATACGTTCATCTGTAGACTGTATATCCAGCACATACAATCCATCTGTGCGTACACGATAAACAAAGTTCATCATGTCCTGGGTTTTCTGCTGAGTACCAATATGAACACCAGATGCCAGATATTCATCAATTGGAATCAGAGATAATGACTCTTTAGCTTCTTTATCAGAACTGGAATCCATTTCCTGTTCTGTGGACATTTCACCTGAAGATGGTACATTTTCAGTAGCCTCTGCAATGGTCTCTTCTACAATTGTATTTTCAGTCTCTTCTGTTGCTTCCTGAGATGTAGTATCAGCAACTTTCTTATCGATGTTATTGTCAGTTTCCATATAATCACCTCATGTTAATAAAATATTTTTTATCTCTCTTTACAGTAATAGGAATCACTCCCTGTTCGAGTTCTTCCATTGCCAGATATAAGGGATCAATACCGGAATCATTGATTAAAACCGGTGCTCCCATCGCGATCTGTAAAGACCTTGCACCAATAATTCTCGCTCTTTCATATTTGGTAAAACCCTTCGTATTCAATAAATCACCCTGTGCAGAACTCCTTACAATCAAAATTTGTAAAAATGTAATAGTTGCTACTTCAGTAAATAAGTTGCAAAATTGTTACTATATAGTAGTTTCAGTAAATCTGGTAATTAAGTTAGTTTATCCGGAGTCCCTCCGAATGTGGTCATATTACTATCCATCCTTAATATTCATTAAGATACAGAGGGAGTGGGACCGCTGAGATTTGAACTCAGGTACCGGCGTAATTCGCATGAAAATATGAATGATTCATGTCCCGAACGCCGAAGGATGGTCCAGTCTACCCTACGGTCCCTTTTACTGGTATGGGGCAAGTGTATCTACCAGCTCAACATGAGATAAGAGCATTCTCCTGCAGCAATAGCGTACAACTCCAAGATCATCCATTACAGCAGAAGGATCTTCTCCTAGAGAAACACGCTGCTTGTATTCATCCCATTTACTGGCAACTACACTGCCACAACTGAAGCATCTTACCGGAATCATGTTTCAATACCCTCTCTGGCTCACCTGTATGACTTCTGATATTTTGCTCTTGCACCAGGTCCACCAAATTTCTTGGTTTCTTTCTGTCTGGAATCGTTAACCAGCAGATTACGATCATATTCTACAAAAATATCACGTATCTTTGTATCGTTAGTCCATTCAACAATACCTCTTGAAATAGCAGTCCTGATAGCATTTGCCTGCCCTATGATTCCTCCGCCTCTTACATCAACTTCAATATCAATATCTGATATTGCATCTCCTGCAAGAATAAGGGGTTCCATGATCTTGAGCTTTGCATATTCTGGCTGGTATATCTCTATAGGTATTTTGTTTATCCTAGCCTTTCCTGATCCTTTAGTCACAGTTGCACGTGCGATAGCTGTTTTGTTTTTTCCAGATGAAGTGATAACTTTAGTAGCCATTTACAGCACTCCTTAAAATTCTGCTCCCAGGCGCTTACTGACGTCTCCCAGCATTACATATTTGTTCGAACTCAAGCGATTGATGTTTGCTTCTTCAAGAGTAATTAACTCAGCATCCTTAAGTTCAACGGGAACACCAATATATACTTTAAGCCTTGATAGTGAATCTCTTCCTCGTTCCCTTTTATATGGAAGCATTCCACGAATAGTCCTTTTCAGAATTCTGTCAGGCCTTTTAGGGAAATAAGGACCAAATTCACGTGTTCCGATTTCCTGAATTGTTCTATAATCTTCAAATGTTTTCACTTTAGACCCGGAAATCACTGCTTTCTCTGCATTTACAATTTTTATTTCTTCCCCATCCAGCAATCTTTTAGCAACAATGCTTGCAAGCCTTCCCATAATGAGTCTATTTGCATCAATAACTGTCATTTAAAACACCTACTTTAAAATTTTAACTCCAGACCCACTTGGATTTTCGTTAAGCATAGATTCAATCGATATGCACTTACCACCAGCGCTGAGAATTTTTTTCTGAGCAGTTTCGCTAAAACCAAGTGCAGCAACTGTTACGGAATGTTTAAGATCTCCGGAGCCAAGCACTTTACCTGGCACAAGCAGCAATTCATTTTCATCAGAGTGCCTGTTGATCTTGCTGAGATTTACCTGAGCATAACTTCTTCTGGGCTTCTCAAGCCTCTTTGCTATATCTTTCCAGATAGCGGCATTTTCACTTCGTGACTTCTCCTTCAATGAAGAGATCAATTCCGGTATATAGGGATTTGTTTTTCTTGCTATTTTTGTTTTAGATATTTTACCCATGATGTTCCTCCGCAAGGATATTTATTCTTACTCACGCATTTGATGCGTTTGAACAGTGGGTTTGTTCGTAAGAATGTAATTTATTTAAGCTGATGGATGAATAACACTCCTAGTACATAAATATTATGCGAGTATTGAAAATTTACCGTGAATTGATTATCTTATCATATAATCTGTCATAGATGTCATCAACATTACAATCCATCTCACGTGCTACCATAAGGGCCAGTATTTCAATATTCAGCATTTCGGAAAACATTTCCTGCTTTTGATTTATCCTGGAAACTACTTCTTTTTTATTGATATCATTCCTTGAGATGATACGATTTATTATCAAATCCAGTATGCCAGGATTTTGGTCCAGCATATTTGCTATGCCTGAAGGTTTAAATCCATGATCAACTTCCATATCCTTAATATCAAAGAAAGGCTTTACCACTTCATTTTCAGCTTTTAAAATTCCAGAGTCTATAGCCAATTTTCTGATTCTGGAAGCTTCTCCAGGAGACATCCATTTAAAGTCCAGTGAAAGTATAAACTCAAACTCCTTAGCAGACAGTTCTTCTTTTTTCTTTTTCTTAAAAGGAGCAGCAACAACAGTCATTAAATCGTTCATTTTATATCCCGCGTCTGAGTTCATCAATTATAGTATCTGCCACTCTGTGGCAATCAGTACGTTTAATTCCCGAAACATGATTGATCAGAATGGTTAACACATCACCTTCCTGACTGACCCTTACCAGATATGCATCTCCCCTAAAAGATATCCTATCATATTTTTCATCCAGATAACTATACTTCAAAGCTATCCTGAAGTCAATTGTTCCTTCAGGTTCAATAGTATCAATTATCTGATCTGCGTTTTCACGGCTGAGAGGCTCAAAGTCAATACCATTTACCACAATTCCCACTTCAATTTCCCTTTTTGCATTTATCATGTGGCCATTCTTTACCGGTGATTCAGTAACAAACTCCCCGGATTTACCATCCATATTTGCAAGTATTTTAGCAAAATAAGGAAGGTTACGCTGGTACCTGTATTTTCTTTCAAAGTGCGCTTCTTGATGTGGGAACATGTGATAAATACGTTTTCGCATCATCTGTAAACCTTTAATTGTACTATTTGTTTGATATTTGAAAATTCTGACAGTGAATATAATTAATGGGTGAATACTGCCTGAGATGATATGAGACAGATCCACCTAGAAACCTTATCAATAACATTGGCATTACTGAATATCTGATTACCTTATCAGCTTTCACTTAGTGCCTGACAGTTATTTAGATTTTAGAGTTTGATCAGATTTGCATCAATTATTCCTTCTATACTTCTTATTTCATCCAATATTGGTTCAGGTACTTCGGAATCAACATTCAGGGCCATAATAGTCACTTCTCCGATACCAACTCTTCCTACCTGCATTCCGGAAATGTTGATATTATTTCTGCCAAGCACAAGGCAGCATGGACCTATTACGTTTGGTCGGTTAATGTGGTTTGATACGATCATGTATCCCCGGGGCACTATATCCACCCTGTAATTATCAATATTTACAATTTTTGCTTCATTGCCCACAACTGCTCCAGTTATTGATCTTGTTTCCCCATCCTTAACCATCCTGATTGTGATTGTTGAGCTGTACTCTTCAGATTTGTCAGACTTACTCTCAATAACCTCTATCTTTCGTGCTTTTGCTACTTTATGGGCATTAACATAATTAATTCCGGACCCTAAGACAGTTTCAAGTAGTCCTTTTAAAGCGGCTGTTGTTACCGGCCTTATATCTTTTTCAGATATTTCACCATTATATGCAACTTCGACCTTTCTGTGTTTACCACCTACAAGCTGTCCAAGAACACTTCCCATGGTTTCTCCAAGGTCTATATAGGGCTGCAGAACGGACATCATTTCAGGTTTGATTGCAGGAATATTGATAGTATTTTTTGCAAATCCACCTTTCAGTACAGAAATAACTTCTTCTGCAATTGATATTGCAACATTTATCTGTGCTTCTTCTGTTGATGCACCCAAATGAGGAGTTACGATAACATTCTCAAATTCAAGTAGAGGATTATCAAAAGGTGGTTCATTGACAAAGACATCCAGAGCAGCACCTGCAACTTTTCCACTTTTAAGTGAATCTATGAGAGCTGCTTCATTGATTATGCCACCACGAGCACAGTTTATTACTCTTACACCATTTTTCATCAGGCCGAACTCTTCGTAGTCAATTATATTTCTTGTTTCTTTGGTAAGGGGAGTATGTACTGTTATAAAATCTGCTTTTTTCATTATCTCATGAACAGAAGATAGCTCAACGCCCAGCTCATTTGCCCTTTCTTCAGAAATATAGGGATCATAGGCAACCACACGCATTTCAAGTCCCTGAGCACGAATCGCAACTTCAGTTCCAATTCTTCCAAGGCCAATGACACCAAGGATCTTTCCATTGACCTCCACACCCATAAATTTTTTGCGTTCCCATTTTTTAGATTTCAAAGACATGTTTGCCTGGGGAATATTCCTGGAAAGAGACATGATCATTGCGATAGTATGTTCTGCAGCTGAAATCATATTTCCTTCAGGTGCATTCACTACAATAATTCCTTTTTCAGTAGCTGCATCAACATTTATATTATCCACACCAACCCCAGCTCTACCAATTATTTTCAGGTTATCTGCTGAATCAATTATTTTTTTAGTGACGTTTGTACCACTTCGAATGACCAGTGCACTATAGTCTCCAATTTTTTGTGCCAGTTCATCTTCTGAGAGTCCAGTAGCTATATCGACTTCAAAGCTTTCTTTCAGTTTTTCAATACCCTCTTCAGACAGGGGGTCACTTACCAATATCTTCATTATTAATCTCCATCTCCTGATAATAGCTATAATAACCAATGGTTTCTATAATTAGTCTTAAATTCTGGAATAGCATTTAATAGTTTTCATCAAAATTACACAAAAATAATTATATTTCCAGTTGATATCTAAACAGGATCTAACTGGTGCTCACAATTGTGAATAAATAATAATTCCTGCTTATTAACAAAATAAACAAAGCTTAGAAAAATGCCTTCTATTGTTTTAAAAATTAAAAAAGATATATCTGGAAATAATTCCAGATACAATTAATGACTTGATTCACTCAGTATTTGTGACCTTTTGCAACTTCAACCATTGCCTGGAGGTTCTCGGTTGGGGTCTTGCTTACAATACCACAGCCAGGTGCGAGCAGATCAATACCTGCATCAATAATGTTCTGGCAGACTGTACGGACCTCATCAGGGGTCTTGTTCCACAGTGTGTTTACAGGATCAACATTTCCAATTAATACTGCATTCTCAACCTTGGATTTTGCAGTTGCTACATCTACTTTCTGATCAATACTGATTGCATTGAATCCTGAAGCATCCATCAATGGAAGTCCGTTGGTTGTGTTTCCACAGATGTGAAGTGTGATAGTAACTCCCATTTCCTGCATTGCATCAACAATCTTTGCATGATATGGAACAACAAATTTTTCATAGAACTGTGCACCAATGAGTTCATAGCTTGCAGTTGGATCGATCAATACCATTGTGTCGGCACCATTTTCAACCATCTTCTTTGCGTATGCTATGTTGAACTCTGTTGTGAATTCAAGTAGTTTTAGACCAAACTCTTCATCGGTAAAGATTTTGGTAAACCATTCATCACCATTCAGATGCTGTGCAAGGGAGAATGGACCAATCATACTTCCCATCACAGGAAGCTCATCACCATATTTGTCAGCCAGTATCTTGATCGCGTCGCATACTACTCCTATTCTACCTTTGTCAAGGGAATAGCCTTTGAGGTTCTCAATATCTTCAGCTGTTTTTATCACATGTCCAACAACAGATGGTTGCTGTTCTTTTGTACTTGGTTTAATTTCACATCCGAAAAACTCTGCTTCTGCAGTAATGTCAAAAGGAACACGAACTGCTTCAAATCCTATAACAGTATGTCCTGCTTCTGCCAGCTTTGCCATCTTTTCAGCATCTTCGTGTGCCTCAGGCCAGAAAGCATCCACAGCTTCCATCTGTTCAACAGTTCCGGTCTGGGTTGGACAGATCGCCGGCATTCTGTCTACGGATTCACCATTCAATACGCGTGCTAATCTCTCTTTAGGTGTGTATTCAGCCATTAAAGTCAACTCCTCTAGTCGTTTATCAAGTAGTAGTGCTTAAAAGTATTTTCGCATATATATAGCTTTTTATCTTGTTGTAGAACCTATATTTGATCTTTTCGAAGTAAATATTGGAAATTGAATATTCGATTATAGAAGCCTGAAATTGAATAATGGGCACATTAACTGACAGATAATTTTATCAGCAACTTAGATTTGATCAATCATATGAATTTTAAGCTTGTTTTTAATTGAATCATTGAATACATTTTATGTTCTGGAATCGTTTATTATACAAAAAAACCAATTAACTAGTATATATAAATTTCTTAGCAGTAATATTCTTAGCGATAATATTTTTGATGAGCTGTTGATTATCTAGCACAAAGAAATTTCAGGAGAAAGATAGGAATGTACGGAATTGCATTGGATCTTGGAACAAGTGGATTCCGAATGCAACTTTTAGATCTCGAAAGCGGAAAAACAAAAAAAACCGTAATTACGATGAAACACCCTCTTCCAGGAGGGAATGTAACTGATCATCTTGATTTTGCGATCCATGTTGGAAGCGATATTTCAAACAAAATAATAGTAAATACCCTTCTTAAAATGATGAACAGGCTGAATGTATCTCCAGAAAAAATACAAAAGATAGTAGTCTGTGGAAATCCGATCCAGTTATCCTTATTTCAGGATATAGAAATCAGAGATCTTGCCTATGCAGGCCGAAATATGCAAAAAAGGCTCGGTATTGAAAATGTAGACCGAAGCGGCAGAATATATTCAGGTACTGAGCTACTTGGAAGTGAATCCGGCCTTGACAATTGCGAAGTAATAGTATTACCATCAATAAAACACGAGATTGGTGCAGATGCCCTTGCCATGATGATCAAGACCGATTTCATGAATCAGCAGGAAATTTCACTTGTAACTGATTATGGAACCAATGCGGAAATGGCCTTAAAGATTGGAGATCGCATCATAACAGGCAGTGCTGCTGCAGGGCCTGCAATTGAAGGCCAGGGTATAGACTGTGGGATGCTGGCAAGTCCGGGTGCGATATCCAATGTGAATGAGGAGGATGGTGTATGGAGACTCACTGTGCTCAACGAGCGCATGGAAGAGAAAAAAGGATACCTGATAGATCCTGTAACAGGTGAGATCAGAGATGAAGGAGAAGTAAAGCCTAAAGGAATCACCGGAACCGGTGTCATTGCTGCGATCTCACTGGCAGTGAATACAGGAATTATAAAAAAATTACCTCACCTACCCAATGGAAAGCTGATACTTGGAGAAGATATTGTTCTAAGGGATAAGGATATTGAGGAAGCAGGTAAGGCAATAGGTGCAATAAGAGCTGCTCACCTTACATTGCTTGTGGAATCCGGAGTCAAATATGAGGATCTCAAGAACATGTATATGTCCGGTGCTTCAGGTACATATGTGGATGCAGATAAAGCCCGCAAAATAGGGCTTGTTCCAAATTTTTCGAAAAAGATAGTTCAGTTTGGAAATACTTCAATAGCACTTGCAAAGGATGTCTTACTTGGCACCTACGATCTAAATGAGATTATTGAGCTAGCAGAAAAGATAAAGGCAGATCATCTCATGATGGCCCTGAGTGAAACTTTCAAGAACATCTATTCATGCGAACTTGCATACTGGACAGAAGGTATGTCCGAAGAGATGTATAATAGCTTCTTTGAAATGTATGGTTTACCCAGCCTACCGGTTCCTATAGAAATTCCAGTGATTGAAAGAAGGGTAAAAAAAGATATTCAGGATGCAGGTTCAAACGGCATTGTCATAATGGATGATCTTGACATAATAATCGAAGAAGAAGCTATTGGGTGCATAAGGTGTCAGACGTGCAAATCTAATTGCCCAGAAAATGCCATAAGCAATGTTGACAAGAACGGAACTCTTTATACATGCTATATAGCTCATCGCTGTCTTGGAACAAGCTGCAAAAGGTGTGTCCGATCCTGCCCTGTTAAAGCTATTACTTACCGTAATATAAAAACCACAGGTATTCCTGCTGGAAAATTGATAGAGATCTGAAAATAACAGTATCTCTATAATCTTTTTTTCTTGACCATCTTATGATAGGATCCACAACTTTCTGTTCAAAAATGAGCATTTGTTTAAGTGAAAATCATATCTGAAACCGGCTCTGAGCGTAATATAATAATATCCTGCAGAACTTCTTCAATTATTTCTGCGTCTTCTATATTATCACCCATATCCAGTCATGTTAAACATAGATTTTTTTTCGTTTTGAGTGCTCTAAAATATATCTATTCCTTACTAATCCAGTTTTACCTATTTACAATTTATCAAAGATACTTAAAAAGTATAATCTAATATAGATATATATTA
Above is a genomic segment from Methanosalsum zhilinae DSM 4017 containing:
- the fni gene encoding type 2 isopentenyl-diphosphate Delta-isomerase; amino-acid sequence: MSTSQRKIEHLKFCANRPVESKKATSGFDDVILVHRALPEMSIDDIDLSTDFLGKRLNAPFMIASITGGHPDTIAINSALAEAVEETGIGIGVGSQRAAIEDPEQEYSFSVVREKAPNAFVYGNIGAAQIKEYGIQGIEKMVEMIDADAFAIHLNFLQEAIQPEGDIDASGVLDAISEICSLNIPIIVKETGSGISHEDALLLKKAGVSSIDVGGVGGTSWAGVEVYRADDRKETSAKNMGELFWDFGIPTASSIVECNVSLPVIATGGIRTGLDVAKSISLGASVASSALPFVEPAFNGPEEVTRKLTSIIDELKVAMFLAGCRDIEQLKRSPMVITGWTEQYLKQRGFDLSDFALRANIV
- a CDS encoding isopentenyl phosphate kinase, whose amino-acid sequence is MSQHKNITILKIGGSVITDKSSDIGKVQIEEIERICQEISGYSNDLIIVHGAGSYGHPLAKKYDLDNIPDPKGAIITHSSVKSLNEIMVSSLQKAGIDAVSVHPLNNTVSNDGRISDMFLSNIHIMLENGLVPVIHGDVVMDITNTFSVISGDQIVSYLANKLKASRVGIGSIEDGVMDNKGKTLTKITSSNFKEIEKFLGVSKNTDVTGGMLGKVNELLQLCEITGATSYIFNAKKPNNISYFLSGHNIGTAIKK
- a CDS encoding mevalonate kinase, giving the protein MVICSAPGKIYLFGEHAVVYGEDAICCAIDLRARVCANPSEDIQIKSALGTTSLDFEIHPYVSGAIESIREIVPFRGVEIEVDSDIPPGSGLGSSAAVTVATLGALNSLFGCELNHEQIAKIGHSIEKKVQNAASATDTYVSAHGGVVRISSHKKLPAIECGIIIGNTKKCSSTKELVAGVSELHSKYSDILSPIFSIIGKIAKTGEELIIKKDYASVGDLMNINQGLLDAIGINCDELSSLVHAARNNGAYGAKITGAGGGGCMIAIADSSILPDISYAIHSRGGDPIITQTTERGIFVESFS
- a CDS encoding MEMO1 family protein is translated as MREPVVAGQFYPSNPKELKKEIRKCFKGIEVSSHDLIGAVAPHAGYSFSGHVAAHVYARIPSADTYIIIGPNHTGYGSPISASADTWSTPLGEIRTDGDLIKALAGSIIDVDELAHRFEHSIEVQLPFLQYTLDHDFEILPICMGLQDEETASEVGHEIVRAVKDAGKKVVIIASSDFTHYQSADIAYDTDQYIIEAIEKMDVSEIYRRIMEKNASACGFGPIAAMITAAKLLDATKAKLLTYSTSGDVIGDMSSVVGYGAITVE
- the rpsB gene encoding 30S ribosomal protein S2, encoding MSTEQEMDSSSDKEAKESLSLIPIDEYLASGVHIGTQQKTQDMMNFVYRVRTDGLYVLDIQSTDERIRMAASFLSKYDPSRILVASARQYGQYPAKKFAKAIGAKAMVGRFIPGTLTNPELRGFFEPDVVVVTDPAGDAQVIKEAVKVGVPVVALCDTNNMTSNVDLIIPTNNKGRKALSLVYWLLAKEIAKNNDIPFNYDLEDFEAELKISV
- a CDS encoding DNA-directed RNA polymerase subunit K — translated: MNTKGFTKYERARIIGARSLQIAMGAPVLINDSGIDPLYLAMEELEQGVIPITVKRDKKYFINMR
- a CDS encoding DNA-directed RNA polymerase subunit N; amino-acid sequence: MIPVRCFSCGSVVASKWDEYKQRVSLGEDPSAVMDDLGVVRYCCRRMLLSHVELVDTLAPYQ
- a CDS encoding 30S ribosomal protein S9 encodes the protein MATKVITSSGKNKTAIARATVTKGSGKARINKIPIEIYQPEYAKLKIMEPLILAGDAISDIDIEVDVRGGGIIGQANAIRTAISRGIVEWTNDTKIRDIFVEYDRNLLVNDSRQKETKKFGGPGARAKYQKSYR
- a CDS encoding 50S ribosomal protein L13 — translated: MTVIDANRLIMGRLASIVAKRLLDGEEIKIVNAEKAVISGSKVKTFEDYRTIQEIGTREFGPYFPKRPDRILKRTIRGMLPYKRERGRDSLSRLKVYIGVPVELKDAELITLEEANINRLSSNKYVMLGDVSKRLGAEF
- a CDS encoding 50S ribosomal protein L18e, with protein sequence MGKISKTKIARKTNPYIPELISSLKEKSRSENAAIWKDIAKRLEKPRRSYAQVNLSKINRHSDENELLLVPGKVLGSGDLKHSVTVAALGFSETAQKKILSAGGKCISIESMLNENPSGSGVKILK
- a CDS encoding DUF2240 family protein: MNDLMTVVAAPFKKKKKEELSAKEFEFILSLDFKWMSPGEASRIRKLAIDSGILKAENEVVKPFFDIKDMEVDHGFKPSGIANMLDQNPGILDLIINRIISRNDINKKEVVSRINQKQEMFSEMLNIEILALMVAREMDCNVDDIYDRLYDKIINSR
- the serA gene encoding phosphoglycerate dehydrogenase yields the protein MKILVSDPLSEEGIEKLKESFEVDIATGLSEDELAQKIGDYSALVIRSGTNVTKKIIDSADNLKIIGRAGVGVDNINVDAATEKGIIVVNAPEGNMISAAEHTIAMIMSLSRNIPQANMSLKSKKWERKKFMGVEVNGKILGVIGLGRIGTEVAIRAQGLEMRVVAYDPYISEERANELGVELSSVHEIMKKADFITVHTPLTKETRNIIDYEEFGLMKNGVRVINCARGGIINEAALIDSLKSGKVAGAALDVFVNEPPFDNPLLEFENVIVTPHLGASTEEAQINVAISIAEEVISVLKGGFAKNTINIPAIKPEMMSVLQPYIDLGETMGSVLGQLVGGKHRKVEVAYNGEISEKDIRPVTTAALKGLLETVLGSGINYVNAHKVAKARKIEVIESKSDKSEEYSSTITIRMVKDGETRSITGAVVGNEAKIVNIDNYRVDIVPRGYMIVSNHINRPNVIGPCCLVLGRNNINISGMQVGRVGIGEVTIMALNVDSEVPEPILDEIRSIEGIIDANLIKL